The genomic DNA TAGGTGGTTTTGTACGAGACCTGCTGCTCCGGGGTCCCGGAAATACTCCCAAAGATATTGATATCCTCGTCATTGGAAGCGGAATTGCACTGGCCCGGAAAGTTCAGCTCACCATAGGTACAGAGGTAAAGCTCACCGTATTCAGGAATTTCGGAACCGCCATGTTGAAATGGGAGGATACGGAGATTGAATTTGTGGGCGCCCGGAAAGAATCTTACAGGCGAAACTCCCGTAAACCCCTGGTGGAGAACGGCACCCTGGAGGATGATCAGAACCGGAGAGACTTCACGATCAACGCCCTGGCCATTTCCCTGAACCGGGAGAATTATGGAGAGCTTCTGGATCCCTTTGGCGGGATCAGGCACCTGGAGGAGAAACTGATTAAAACACCCCTGGAACCGGGCCGGACTTTTTCGGATGATCCGCTGAGGATGCTGCGGGGAATCCGTTTTGCCACCAGGCTCGGTTTCGATATCGAAGCGGAAACGCTGAAGGCCATGTCCCTGAACCGTGAAAGGATCACCATTGTTTCCCAGGAACGGATCAGCGATGAACTCAACAAGATCCTTGAATCAAAGCAACCGGGAAGAGGCTTCCTGCTGCTGGATCAAACCGGACTTCTCGAACTTGTTTTTCCAGAACTACACCAGATGAAGGGAGTGGAAGAAGTGAATGAACAGCGTCATAAGGATAACTTCCTGCATACCCTTCAGGTACTGGATAACATCTCTCTGAAGACAGACAAGCTCTGGCTCCGGTGGGCCGCCCTGCTCCACGATATCGCCAAACCCCGCACCAGGAAATACGAGCCGGGCACCGGGTGGACTTTTCACGCTCATGAGTTTATCGGGGCCAGAATGGTCCCGGGCATCTTCAGAAGGATGAAACTGCCGCTCAATGAGAAGATGAAATATGTGCAGAAACTGGTTCAGCTCCATCTTCGCCCCATAGTGCTCTCCATGGATATCGTCACCGATGCGGCCGTCAGACGATTGATCTTCGATGCCGGAGAGGACCTGGAGGACCTGATGATGCTTTGTGAAGCGGATATTACTTCCAAAAACGAAAGGACTGTCAAACGGCATCTGAAAAATTTTCAGATTGTCAGGGAGAAGATCC from Bacteroidales bacterium includes the following:
- a CDS encoding HD domain-containing protein, which translates into the protein MNLSDQLHHKVFQIIASLSAVDRTPSYVIGGFVRDLLLRGPGNTPKDIDILVIGSGIALARKVQLTIGTEVKLTVFRNFGTAMLKWEDTEIEFVGARKESYRRNSRKPLVENGTLEDDQNRRDFTINALAISLNRENYGELLDPFGGIRHLEEKLIKTPLEPGRTFSDDPLRMLRGIRFATRLGFDIEAETLKAMSLNRERITIVSQERISDELNKILESKQPGRGFLLLDQTGLLELVFPELHQMKGVEEVNEQRHKDNFLHTLQVLDNISLKTDKLWLRWAALLHDIAKPRTRKYEPGTGWTFHAHEFIGARMVPGIFRRMKLPLNEKMKYVQKLVQLHLRPIVLSMDIVTDAAVRRLIFDAGEDLEDLMMLCEADITSKNERTVKRHLKNFQIVREKIQELEEKDSIRNFQPPISGDDIQQAFGIPPSRPVGVIKNAIKEAILDGEIPNSYEAARRKMLEVGKELGLTVRRDLKN